The genomic interval TCACAGTCAAGGGAGGAGGGtaggaggagagagacagacagacagattgcCCTTGGGAGACTCAAAAGACTAATGGGGGGAGACAAGATGTTCAACAGAAACTTGAATCCATACACTAATTATGCCTCTCGTGCTGCATGGAGGAAAGGCAGGGAAACAGAGGAATCTGGCCCAAGAGGCTCCAGTGAGGAAGTTTTGAGCCAGACTGCTCGGAAACAAGGCCCTGGGAATTGGCTGTTGCAGGCGTccagctggggtggggcagcTCTGCTCTGGCCCTTCCAGCAAGGGTGCAGGGCCAGCCAGCCGTTTCCACCAGGTCTGCAGCTGTCTCCTTGTGGCCGCAGGAGGGCGCTCAGCACCTGCACAAAGGCAGGGCCACCCACCTCGAGGGCCCTCACCATTGAGGCACTCCAGCTCAGGCTCTTCGCCTTCTGGCTGCTTCTGAAGCCGCTTGGCCTTGCAGCGCTTCTTGCAGTAGAACATGAGGCCCAGCACAGCAATGATGTAGGCCACGGCAGCGCCCACCGACAGCCCAATGGTCTGGATCATCTTGTAGGGGGGAGGGCTACCGGGGCCCTCTGAGTCCTCCAGCACGGGCTTATCTGGGAAACACAGATAGGTCTGGGCAGGGGCTGCTGAAGCAAAGCCAGCCCTACTTCCCCACTAGCCCATTCCCTCCCCACACGATACCCCACACACACTCGATGGCATGACCAGGCCAGAGACCCGGGGACGGTCACCACTGTCACTGGCTTTAACAAGGGCCAGGGCCTCATGCCCGACCAAGATCATAGGGAGCTCTGAAGGACATGAGGCCAGGGATTCCCAAACTGGCTGTGCATCCAAACACAGCCAGGGACACACATAAGAAACACAGCTGTTTGGGCACCACCACAAACCCAcactattttattatatttgttaacAAGCATCCTAAGGTACTTCACATTGTGAGCCAGGCCCTGAACAGCAGCCTCTGGGACTTCTGGTTTAGAATCCCAGACACTTCGTGACACAGAAGCAGGTTCTTCAAGAAATGTGTTTGCAGGAGGAGTCTTCTGACCTAGGGTGGCTAGGGTCCCACAGAGAAAGAAGTGCCAGGAGCCATTAGGGGAACTGAGGGAGGGAGGCCCAATGGGGAGACCATGCAGGATCCCCCAGCTCCCACATATACCCCCTTGGCCTTCTCACTTCACTGCTATCCATCTAAAGTTCTACATAAAACTTTGTCAGGAAAAAAGTTCTGCCACTAAACCAAAAATGTTTGAGAACTTCTCACATAAGCATTCCCACcttacagatgcagaaacaagCCCCTGGAGAGGAAATAACACCTCGAAGGGCCCAGAGCTGGTTAGCAGGGAAGGTCAGATCCAAACCCCAAGTCCCTGTCCCTAGTCAAGGCTCTTCACCTGACATAGCATCCCTTCGGGGCCTCACTGGGCCTCCAGGACAAAGAACTCTGGGCCTGagcccctccccgcccacccaGGGGTATGTGTGTCTGCTGCCGGGAGGAAACACCTTAGGTTGAGAGCAgccacacacatacaacacatacacaCCCACCAGATGCAGAATGTTAAATAAATGACAGCCCAGCTCTAGGCAAGGAACCTAACACCATGGCATGGTGGGGGGGACACAGCTAAATGCCCTCCCCCGCCCGAAAATGGTTTAAGTGCCTTCTGTATACCAGGGCTAATGAGTGCCAAGATGAGAGAGAAGCTGGCCCCACCACTTCCTATGCAGGACAGAGCTCCCAGACCATACCCACAACGTAGAGGGGTGCCTCGGTGTGCTTGATGTTGCAACTGTTGCCTGCAATGCAGGTGTAGCGGCCCGAGTCCTCAGGGGCCACATCATGGATCACAAGGGAGCCATTCTGGAAGATGTGCATCCTGCCAGAAGAGAAGCCACAGTGCTGCCTGCCTCGCTGGCTCCTAAGACCAGGCCAGGCTgcaggacaggtggggagggtgtgggagggagacAGCCCTACCTAGGTCCCAGCTTGGTGGGGTCCAGGATGCGATCTTTGCCCTTCCACTGAATGAGTGGCTTGGGGTCCCCTTGGGCCTCGCACCGCAGCAGGGCCGTGTGGCCCTGGTACACGGTTGTGCGCTCTGGCTCCACCTTGAAGGTGATGAAAACTGGATGGGAAGAGCCCAACAAGGGGCAGGGAGCAGTGAGCAATGGCGTTGGCAGGCTGCAGGCTGCTGTCCCACAGGGCctgccagccccaccccagggccccggCATGGCCGCACCTGCCACAGTAAGCTGGACATGGGCACGGATCTGGCCCTGCAGCCCATTGGAGGCGATGCAAGTGTAGTTGCCAGCATCATCGCGGGTCACCCTGGAGAAGTGCAAGGTCCCGGCATTGTCTGTCACCCACTCTGGGAGGTTGCTCCCATCTGCAGGGACAACAAAGGGAAATTGTGGGATCACCCCAAGTTATGTAGGTGGATGGCCTTTCCCTCAGCCACTCACCTTTCATCACAAACAGTCATCACTCCCAACGACCCTCAGAGTCCAAACTCCTAAACCAGGCATTGAGAGTTTTTTTTACTCCTTTGCCCAATTTTGGTCTCACCTCCCCATATTGCCCTATGCCCTGCTTCTGCTGAACTGCACTTCTGATTTGGGCCTCAAATTTGCCTTGTTCTCAGTCCCAGTGGCTGTCAGTCCTCACTCCTAGAACCCCTTCCTGCTCTTTACGACCATTCCAGGCTTCAGATTCATTTTGAGCCCCACCTCCCACAGAGAGCTCCCCCAGACGATTCCAGCACAGAGAGCCCACTTCCTCCTCGAAACCTACAGCCCCACTCTCGAACTCACACTGTTactaatgggaatgtaaaattggtCCAAccctttaaaaaacaatttggCGATCCACAGCAAGGGTTGTAAAAGTGTACATACCCTTTTATACATAATTATTTAATTTCCAGGAATCTTTCCCAAAGGAAATAAACCCAAATCCAGAAGAAACTTTGGCCTAAAGATGTTTATTACAGCaatagagacagacagacagagagggagagagcgagggagggaggaaaccaaaTCACCAATATTTAGGGAATATTTAACCAAGTTACAATGAATCCAATCATTACTGCAATCGTCCAAACCACTGTtgacgtaaaaaaaaaaaaaaagggaaaatgcttGATAATGACAAATAAAAAAAGCATATAAAATTACATAGTTATCTGCATGTTCTACTTCTATGGTAAGCATGACTTACTCATTTAAGTTTAATAAGTGGAaattatatgtataataaaatCGCTACATAAAGACAAAGAGATAAtacatagaaaaagaagagagcacACACCCAAAGATGATGGGTGGTGAGAttatgcatttttttcctctcccaAAATTTTCTAAAGGAGCCCCTGTTAAATTTTATATCCACAAGGATGACTATTTTggaaagggggaagggaggacTTTATCCCACCATGCACCAGCCCACTTACCCGCTGCCTCAAGCCGTCTTCTGTGTTGCCTAATGCTGTAATCTGAcctcttttgtgcctggctttctTCTTCCTAACGGGACTGTAAATCGGCCCTGCTGTTCTTGTCTGCCCCACAGTTCCTGGCGTGGTCCTGGACACTCAGCTGCTCCTCAGACATGCACACGTCCGAGCAGTAGACTGCTTTGCCTGTCCCCACCCCATGCTCACATGCCACCCACCTGCCCGTATCCACTTAATAGTGGGCTTCTCTCGGCCTGTGGCTGAGCAGGGCACCGTGGCCTCCTTGTCAAACTCCATGCACTGCTGCGGCCGGGGCGGTGGTGTGAACTTGAGCTTTTCTGTTTGAgtggagggagggtgggtggggtgaaAGAGTAGGAATTGAGGCAGTTAGATGGGCTGGGGCAGGCCTGCATATCCTAGACCCTGCTGCTCCTGCCCCTTTATTCTCCTGCCTGCCAGACAACACCATGCATGCCAGCTCACCCAGCACTTGGACACGGGCTTGGGCCTCGATGCTGCCGGCTGGGGTGCTGCTCATGCAGCGGTACCATGTCCCATCATACACCTCCACGCTGTTGATGCGCAAGGTCCCGTTCTTGGAGACCTCGAACCGAGAGTCCTGCAGCACAAAGATGTGAGGTCTAGGCCTGAAATCAAATCTCCCTGCCCCACCAAATCTCCCTGGGGCAGACTCAGGGGAAAGAGCGCTAAGGAGGTGAGCATAGAAGAGCAGCAGGAGGGGGGCCGGCCCCCCTACCCCAGCAGCAATCCTTCTCACCTCCGAGATGAGCATCTGATTTCTGTACCAGATGACTGTGGGTTTTGGTGTGCCCTCGGTCAGGCAATGCAAATAACCTGGCTTGCCCTCCTCCAGCTGGCTGTCTTGGGGCTTCTTCAGCCACGTGGGCACAGctagagggaagggaggaaacagaaatCTGATTAACATGTTTGCAAAACCAAAGGCTTGAATCCCAGTAAATTCTAATACCTCACTGGGCCCTGAgctcagaagccccatctgctcTTGGTGATAATGGGAGTAATTGCCCCTTGGTGAAGGCCTATGTGCCAGCACTTTTTGAACACTATCTTAGTTTATGGTTTACAAGAAACCCCCAAGGTATATATTCCTGTACCCATTTTACAGCTAAGAAGACAGTGCTTCAAAGAAGTAATGGTGATTTGCTAATGCATGATAGAGACAGAATTCAAACTCTGGTTTGTCTGATTCCAAAACCCTTGCTCTGTTTGGTACAGCACAATGTTCTAAGGCTCAGCACTCGGGTCTCTGTTCTGTGCCAGCCACACTCATTCCCTGAATGATCTCTTCTAATCCGAGTGGATGACTCCCAAACGTGTAGCCTGACTCCTGACCTCCCCCTACTCAAGAGTTTCAGATCTGCAGATCCAGTGGCCTACTGCCATCTCCAGCTGGACAGCCAACAGGCATCTCAAGCTCCATATGTGCAAACGAGAACACTTGATTTCCCCCAAAATCTGCTCACTTGTTTTCCTACCTCGGTAAATAGCACTGCTATCTAGCCAACAGCAGAAGCCAAAAGCCTAGTGTTGACTTACAGCTCCCTCTATCACGTTCATTCCACACAAACCCTATCTTATTTAGCTCCAAAATATATACTGAATTTCACCACCTCTCACTTCCACTGCTACCATCTCTGTTCAAGGCCCCTCGACATCTCCCCTTGACAATTACAGTCACCTACTAACTGGCCTCCCTCTTTTGATTCTTGCCCCTAACATTCTAGTCTTGTCAGaacagccagagtgatcttttgAAAATGTCACTCTCCAACTCAGATCCCTACAAGGCCTTCCCATCTGACTTAGCAAGGCGGATTGTTTGCAAAGATGTCTGTAAACATTTCCCccattccttgcatttctttgtaatGTGATGTCACTTTCTCCCTCAAGAGACAATTTTTCTACTGCCTGAAATCTGGGTAGCCAGATTCTTGACTTGCCCTGTTCAGTAGAACACAGGACGTGACACTGCGACTCCTGAGCCAGCTCCTTGAGAAGCCTTGCAGCTCCCACTTCTGCACCCCTGCATGTGAGGAAGCTAAGCCAGCCTGCTGGAGCACGAGGAAGAAAAGAACCAAGGTGTCCTGGCAGACACATCCTCAGTCAACTGCCACATAGGTGAGTGAGGCCATTAGGACACAGCCAGCCACCAGCTGACTGCAAACGCACGCATGAGTCCAGCCAACAGCCTGTGGAGCAGACGAGCCGTCCCAGTTGAATCTTGCACACAGACAGATAAGCACATCAGTGGCTATTGTCCCAAGCCACTACATTCTGGAGTCATCTTTTACACAGCAAGAGATAACTGATACACTTGGAATACAAGTTTTTCCAAGGCTCCACATGGTCTAGTCTCTACCTCTTGGGCAACTTCAACCATGCTTCCCATCACTAATTCAACTCAAGCCACAGAGGCTACTGCTGTCCCTCCAACATACAAGCCCATTTCTGTCTCAGGGCCTTTTCACATGACTCCCTTCCCTAATTTAAGTATTGGCTCAAATGCCACCTGCTAAAGAAGTCTTCCCTACTCCTGGTGGCcctcatcccatctctctctgtcacttaccctattttatttttcttcatggctCTACTGCCacctaaaaatatgtatttccattCAGCTGTTTTCTTGGTTGCTTTGTTACTGCTACCAGACTATGAGATTCCCAATTGGAGGGgttttttttaatctgctttgCTCATTGCTGCAGTCCAGTATTGGGAACAGTGTCTAGCACGAGAAGACCCTCAGTAAATCTACTGATGGAATGCAGTCACAGACCTCTCCTGCCTCTGAACTCCACCCACTATCACTCTGCACCTGCCCCAGGCCCACTGGCATCATGCACTTTAACTTCACAGACCTCCTCAAAGTGCAATACCACGGCTATGTCAGTGCCCGTCAAATGACTGGTCCAAGCCAGCTTTCCCCACCTTCGGCATAAACACCACCTGCGGCACCTTTCAACATTCCCTGCCTGGGTCCAACCCCCCAGAGCCTAGGTCAGCTCTGGGGTGGGATCCCAGATTCTGAAGTTTTAAAAGCAGCCCCAATGAAACAGGTGACCCACAGACCCCGACTGGAGAAAGGCTGACTGTGGTTGCCGGCATTAGTCTGCACGCCGCCGTGCAGGTGTCCTGAGCACCTGTGCACTGCAGCTTCCCACCTGAACCAGGAGCCTGAGCACAAGGGAGCATGTTGCCAAGGTTTCCGCATCTTAACAGAAATATATCATCACGACTTCAAATTTACAAAGGCCTTTTCATATTCAATATCTTCTTGAATTTTTGAAATTTACCCACTTGGAAAGATGGGGAGGTAAATGGAAGAAGTAGGATGCAAAACTGTGGATATGTGTGTATAAAAGTTTGCCTCGTATAACCCTTTAAATTATCACAAAGGTCTGGAACAAGCACcatgtaaagaaaaaaagcaaatacacAAATTTCATGCCTATAGCAAGGGTATATGGGTCTTTATTATATGCACTTTCAGTCATATttactgctttttttccctcttatttcTTAAGTAGTGTGTTCATTGTAGAAATTTATGAAGTATaacaaataaaatcataacaACTATAACTTTGCCAATCATCACCTtcccaaaaaagaagaaaaatccttttTATCTATTTCATGTGACCTTTCTGACCATCTTGTAGGGTAGGTGTGGGTTATCAGCCCCCATCTCATGGATGAGGAGACTGAGTGCTAGCAAGGTGGGTGACTTGCTACCCACGGTCACTCCATGCCCTAGGGAAAGAGTGGGACCCGGGTCTCTATGTTCCCATCCATTGCTCTTTCCTGGGTAGCCAGAGGACCATTTTTCTGTGAGTGCTGTCAACCCAACCTCTGTGCCTGGCTCTCCACTGTCCACTCCAACATCATCTCTCAGCAGCTGCCTAACTCCCAAGCATGCAGGGCCCAGAGCTGAGAGGGCCTCAGGTGAGCACCAGCGGGTCTCTGTCCATCACACCCAGGGCCCAAGGCCTCCCGGGACCTAACTCCCCTCCACCTCGCCTTGACCTTCAGGTCAAAGGTGCTCACTGGCCACGGTGATGTTGACCTCCTGTTGCCGCTGACCAGCCAGGTTGGCTGCACGGCAGGTGTAGACACCAGCATCACTCTCAGCAGTACTGGCAAACACCAGCTCATGGCCCCTCTGAAAGACCCTGCCGTGGGCAGGCAGCCGGACTCCTGCGTGCTCCCACCACACACTGGGCTCTGGCAGACCCTGGGGGGGTAAGCAGGCCACACGCTCCTCGCTGCCAGCTGTGAACACCCGTGGCTCAAAAGGTGGCATGTCCTCAATCTCTGCAGGGATGAGAGCAGGAGGCAAAGAGCAGGATTACTTCAGGTTTCAGGGTATCTGATGTTCTCCCACACAACCTTGGGCCGTTTCCAGCACAAACTCTCCCCAAAGGCTCTGCATCTCCTCTTCCCACCCCCAgcatcctctccctccctctgccctccaaGCAGCTTTCTGAGTGGAATCAGGAGTCTAAATCTCTATGCACCACATTGAAGGCAGCCCCCCCCTCAGCATCCCAGACTGAGGGACCCACCTGCCAAGTGAAGTGTGGCTTCGAGGATGATGGGagggcccctctgcccctggcCTATGCAGCGGTAGACCCCGGCATTGCGCGGCCGGACTTGGGTCAGCAGTAGGGACCCATTGGCAAACACCGTGGCTCTGCGGAGGTGTGGGGGACTGTGGGGGGGAAAGAGTGCTATTTGCAAGAAGTGGCCCACAGGCCTCATTCGGGAGGGGAATGGGATGGAAACCTGTCCCACAAGGTTCAGAGAGATAGGAAAGAGTCGGCCAGGagcagggcagagagaaggaagccaACACATCATGCTGGTGTGTGTGTacgcttgtgtgtgtgtgtgcacgtgcatgcatGTACTCATTCATGTGCATGTGCGGGTGTGTGCTCCAACTACAGAGACTCAGCTTTTGGGGTCGAAGGCAAGCAGCAGTGTGAGTCATCAACAGTGTGCATCTGTGGAGACAGCAGGCCACCTTCGCACAGGGTCAAGGGAAGCCTGCTGGTGAGGCACCCAGCTCCAGCAAGCAGAAGCCCCTTGGCCACAGCACATCAGCTACCAGTGGTATCCTCTGGGCTGAAGCCAGATGGGATCCAAGCCCCTAGCCTAGGGAGACACACCCCCAGGGACCATGACCACACCTGGCACTGCAAAGGTGCTCTCTGCTCTCAGGACCTGGGTGAGGACAGAAGTCCCTATAAAGGGGCTGGCACTCCCAGTACGCTTCCTCCAAAaagtatgcgtgtgtgtgtatgtgtgtgtgtgtgtctgtgtgtgtgtgtgtgtgtggtgtctttaccATCCATGACCTTCCTATCTAGACTGTGATCACCCAGGTCCCATTCCCTTCCATCCCTGAGTCTCTAACCCCCATTCCAGAAGACCCATGTAGGCAGGAGAGGATGGGGGAGAGAACAGAGACGCCACTAGTCCACACAGTGGCTTTGTGAGAATGGAAAAAGTTGCCCTTCTAGAGAGACTTCCCTTTGCTGGACTCAATTTTTTAACAGCAAGGCATTCTACTGCCATCTGCTGGAACCTTGCAGTAATACATGTACAGTCTATGATATCTAGGATATTAATCACATTCTTTTAGAGAAGGCATGTATGCAATACACAACCTGCAGCACCGTACTTGAAGGTCCCCTGCCAGATGCCTTACCGGCTGCGGTTAGTGATGGGGGTCTCATCCTCAAAGACCCATTGCAGGCTTGGGGATGGATGAGCTGAGAACTGACAGTGGAACATGGCCTCCTCATTCCTCGCCACTACCAAGTCCTGGGGTGCCAGCACCACCCTGGCAAAGCTCTCATCTGGAGATAGGTAAGTAAGG from Manis pentadactyla isolate mManPen7 chromosome 16, mManPen7.hap1, whole genome shotgun sequence carries:
- the PTK7 gene encoding inactive tyrosine-protein kinase 7 isoform X2; the protein is MCEGRCQNRAWPSCKGAQAAIVFIKEPSSQDALQGRRALLRCEVEALGPVRVYWLLDGAPVQDTERRFSQGNSLTFAAVDRLQDSGAFQCVARDGATGEEARSANASFNIKWIETGPVVLKHPASEAEIQPQTPVTLRCHIDGHPRPTYQWFRDGSPLSDIQSNHTVSSKERNLMLRPAGPEHSGLYSCCAHNAFGQACSSQNFTLSIADESFARVVLAPQDLVVARNEEAMFHCQFSAHPSPSLQWVFEDETPITNRSRPPHLRRATVFANGSLLLTQVRPRNAGVYRCIGQGQRGPPIILEATLHLAEIEDMPPFEPRVFTAGSEERVACLPPQGLPEPSVWWEHAGVRLPAHGRVFQRGHELVFASTAESDAGVYTCRAANLAGQRQQEVNITVATVPTWLKKPQDSQLEEGKPGYLHCLTEGTPKPTVIWYRNQMLISEDSRFEVSKNGTLRINSVEVYDGTWYRCMSSTPAGSIEAQARVQVLEKLKFTPPPRPQQCMEFDKEATVPCSATGREKPTIKWIRADGSNLPEWVTDNAGTLHFSRVTRDDAGNYTCIASNGLQGQIRAHVQLTVAVFITFKVEPERTTVYQGHTALLRCEAQGDPKPLIQWKGKDRILDPTKLGPRMHIFQNGSLVIHDVAPEDSGRYTCIAGNSCNIKHTEAPLYVVDKPVLEDSEGPGSPPPYKMIQTIGLSVGAAVAYIIAVLGLMFYCKKRCKAKRLQKQPEGEEPELECLNGGPVQNGQPSAEIQEEVALTSLGSGPAATNKRHSTSDKMHFPRASLQPITTLGKSEFGEVFLAKAQGLEEGVAETLVLVKSLQSRDEQQQLDFRRESEMFGKLNHTNVVRLLGLCREAEPHYMVLEYVDLGDLKQFLRISKSKDEKLKSQPLSTKQKVALCSQVALGMEHLSNNRFVHKDLATRNCLVSAQRQVKVSALGLSKDVYNSEYYHFRQAWVPLRWMSPEAVLEGDFSTKSDVWAFGVLMWEVFTHGEMPHGGQADDEVLADLQAGKARLPQPEGCPSKFYRLMQHCWALSPKDRPSFSEIANTLGDSPADSKP